In Bacteroidota bacterium, the genomic stretch GGGCCTCGCTCAGGTCGCTATGACTCTCAGGCGTCACGACGGAGAGCGAGACGCGCGCGAGGTCGTCGAGGTCGCTGGGCTGCGCCAGAAGGCTGCCGGCCGCGAACGCGAGCAGGAGAAGAAGTGCGGGGCGCATGGCTACCTCCAGGATCCGAGGGTGATGTAGACGTTGGCACCCTGGACATCCATCCGGGCGTCGATGCCGAGTTCGTTGGTGATGTAGCGTCGTAGCGCGCGGCCAAGCGTACGGGGCCGGTAGTTGCGGTCCGTTCCCGGCTCCCGCAGCGGGATGCGGAAGTCGTCCACTTCGAGACTGAGGTCGCTCGAACCGCGGATGCGGTAGTTGTTCTGGTAGGCGTTCTCGTCCATCCAGTCCTCCAGCGCGTCCGCGATCACGTCGCCCTGCGTGCCGATCTCAGTGTACATGTCGAGGTCGGAGTCCGCACCGAAGCGGATCGTGATGTCGAGGCTGCGCCCGCTCGACCGCACCTGGTCGAACTTGCCCATCATCGTGTCGAGGAGGTTGTCCAGGCAGTCGTCCAGGGCGTTCTCGACGAGACGGCCGAGGTCCGACGTGCGGAAGGGCCGCGCGTTGCGGCACACGTCGTTGGCGAGCGCGCCGCTTGTCGCCGTGTCGATGGCGTTCACCTGGACGGCCGCGCGGCTGCCTGCTCCCGTGTCTTCCACCGACGTGCGCACTTCGAGGTAGATCTCGGTCGGGGCGTTGTCGATGAGCATCTGCTTTAGGCTCTCTTGGGTGCCGAGCATCATGGCATCGTCGCGCGTCATCTCGCGGATGTAGGCCAGCGCGTCGACGGTCGTGAAGCCGCGGGCGTCGAAGGCGCGCTGGACGACGGTGAGCGTGATGCCGACGTCGGCGTCGGCTTCGATGAGGGTGCGGAGGTCTTCGCCTTCGCGGGCAAAGGGCACCACCATGATGCTGGGCTGCACCTGCGCGACGGGCTCAGGCTGGGCGATGGCGGGCGGCACGAGCACCGCGAGAAGAAGCAGGACCCACCCTGCTCGGTAGCATGTCTGCATGGGCTAGTAACCAAACTGGCGCAGGACGCCGTGCTGTTCTAAATCGCGCCGGAGCGCCTGCGTGTTGACGGTGAGGGTGACCTGAGCGCGGCGTCCGTTCTGGGTTCGCACGGGCTCGCCCTCGGTGAAGGACTCCGTCAGGAAGGTGGCGTAGCGCCCGCCCGCTAGGAGTTCGTCGAAGTAGGCCGCATGCGGGCTGTCCTCAGGACGCGAGGTGTCGCGCACCATGGCAGTAGCCTGCGGCGAGCCGGGGACGCCGCGGAAGAGTAGCGTCCAGAAGGCATTTTCTTCCGCGTGGCGGATGGCGTCCTCAGGACGCTGTCCGTAGCCCGTCGCGCGGAGGGTGATCGTACCACGGTCTGCGCGCCCCGCGTAGAGCACTTCAGCGCTCGGCGGAGCCGGAGGCGTGCCACCGCAGCCGCCAAGTCCCGCTAGGAGAAGGGTCCCGATGGCTGCAATGAGCGCCTGCCTCGTCGAGACTGGAAACGGGCTGAATCGAGTCATGGCATCGGTGAGAGAGAGTGGGCGCCGAGCCTGACGTGCATCGCACGCGGCAAGGTGGCAGGATCGATAAACTGAAACGTCCGAGGGTCAGTCGGCGACCTTCACGACGAGGGTCGTGCCCTCGGCGAAGGCGTCGCGTAGGGCTTCCTGGTCGCGGCGCCCGCGTACTGAGCACACGGCGAACCCTTCGCCCTGCACATCGCGCACGCGCAGCGACGCCACCGGGCGCTCCCGGGTGCGTACCGTCCCGTCGCTCATCTCGAACACTTGCAACTCGACCACATCGAGCGACTGCCCAGCGCGGAGCCCGTCGCTGTCGCCTCCGATCAGCACCTCCTCGATCCGCCCGCCGTCTCCTTCGCGCTCGATGGCAAGCACCTCGTAGGTCGTTGGGAAGCAAGTGTCAAGGAAGCTCTGCACCTGACTCCTGGAGTCGTTGATCGCGGCCGTAATTGCGGCGTCGGGTGAGTCAGCGTTGAGCGCGGCGGCGGCGGCGCGCCCGACCAATCCACCGGCCTGCTTTCGGACGAGTCCCACCAGGCCCCCGCGCCCGGCGCTGACGGCTTGGTCCGCCACGTCCGTTTGAATGGTCTGCTGGCACTCGACTTCGCGGGTGCCCACGGACACCTTACGCAGTTCGTAAGTGACGCTCCCGGCGTACGTCCGCGTTCCGTCGCTGACCTGCTCCCGCGCCGAGACGTCGAGGATGGTTCCGAAGAGGAGGTACTCAGCGCCCATCGGCTCGACGGCCGTGACTACGCCATCCAGGTAGGCGTCGTCCCCTTGGGCGAACAGTTCGTCCTCGATGGCCGTGCGTTGCTCCACCTCTACGACCATGAATCGGTCGCTTTCTACGAGCACATTCGTGACGAGCGCCTGTGCCTCCGCTGCCGTCGCAGGGGTGACCGCGGAGCTACGGAAGAAAGGAGCTGTCCCCACAATGGGCTTCGTCTGTGCCAGGGCGCTAGTGGCGCATAGGGTCAACAGCGTCAGGGCAAAGAGACGGGCGGTGTACATGGAAATGGAGCAAGGAAGCATGGAATAGCTTGGCATGATCTACCCAGCCAAGAACCAACCGGACTTGAGTAGACGCCTGTTAGAATAGCTGCCACTGTATTACCGTATCGTTACGAGCCTGCAAGCGCCCTGGGGTAGTGTAGCAGGACCCTGATCTAGCGTTTGCCGAAACGGAAGTGGGCCCCCACGCCGACCGCTAGCGCCGAGAAGCCGCTGTAGGTGTCCCAGTTCGCTCCGGCGAAGCCGACCTCGGCGTTGACGAAGATGGGCGGGAAGTCTTCACTGTTGAAGAGCTGTTTCAGGCTCGCTTCGATGCCCGCGCCTGCGCCGTACCCGATGGCGGTCTCGCTCGCAAAGACCACGTCCACGCGGTAGGCTGCAAGTCCCCCGTAGGCATACACGTCGTAGGGCACGTCGCGCAGAAAGCGATACCACACGCGACCGCCGTACGCGGTCACGGTCCCGAGCGCGCCAACGACCACCGACCCTGTGAGGTACTCGTTGTGGTAGTAGGCCCCACTTATCCCGTAGGATGGGTAGGCCGATGAAAAGCCGATCCCGAACTTGCCATCCTGCACGCCAACGGTGGTACCGTCCTGTGCGAGGACCGGGGCGCAGGCCACCGCGATCAGGGCAAGAGCTGAGAGGAAGGCGAGGTGCAAGCGCGTCATAGCGGGAGAGTAGGAGTCTATGTGGCTGGAGCGTGAGCGGAGCGCGCTGCCCCCTTATTTACCCGTGCGAGGTTTCGCCCACGACCTCGCCATGTGCTATGCTTTTTTCTTCAGCTGTCATGCTGGCTGCCGTCACCTGCATCCTGCTCTCTACCGATGCTCGCAAGCCGGGCGGCTCGCATGAGCCCAGCGGGAAGCACGTATTCCTAATTAACGCAGCCTGAAAGACAGCACGACGAACGAATATAGGTCGACTCTACAAAGTCACCCCCAGGGCAAACGGTTCAAGTTGACCATACAACCGCTCGCACTGCACCAAGACGGATACGCACGACGAGGGAACCTCAGCGGTCTTTGTATGCGGCCGGCTGAACGCTGTCGAGCGCTCCACGGCCCCGTACCAGTGTTTGGCCCACACCCCATCGGTAGGGCGGGGTCCTGGATTCCAGGAGAGCATGGCCAGGTCGAAGCAAATACCGAGGGCATCGCAAAGCGCACGCAACCGTGAAGCTGGGTCGGCTAGGATGTCACGCGCTCGAACGACGGGCGGCGCCAAGCCGTCCCGGTCAGCGATCCGCCTGAACAGCTCGACCTGTTGCGGCAGGCCGGTGTCTTCGACCCGCACGTCCTGCCCGAGCACCTTCACGAGGGAAGCGAGCATGGCCGCAGGCTCACGTAAGAGGAACGCGTGACGGAAGCTAGGCGCATCCAGCCACGCACGCCCGACCGTCGGCAGCAGGTGGTGCGCCATGTGCTTCTGATAGTAGATCGGCGCGCCTTCCTGCACCGGTCCTGTGAGCTGTTTGGCAACCACACGCCAATCAGTCGGCTGGCTCGCGAGCACATCAGCGCGGCCAGGATGATCGAGACCGGTTTCGGCGAGATAGTGCGCGTAGAGCGGCTCGTCCACAACAACCGTGTCGGCTCGGCTGCCCCACGACCGCATGAGCGCCGTCGAGAGGTTGCGCGGTCCTGACCACATCGCAATGCGAAGGGGTTCCGTAGCGGAGCCGTTGATCGAAGCGGAGCCGTTGGTCGA encodes the following:
- a CDS encoding DUF6175 family protein, whose protein sequence is MQTCYRAGWVLLLLAVLVPPAIAQPEPVAQVQPSIMVVPFAREGEDLRTLIEADADVGITLTVVQRAFDARGFTTVDALAYIREMTRDDAMMLGTQESLKQMLIDNAPTEIYLEVRTSVEDTGAGSRAAVQVNAIDTATSGALANDVCRNARPFRTSDLGRLVENALDDCLDNLLDTMMGKFDQVRSSGRSLDITIRFGADSDLDMYTEIGTQGDVIADALEDWMDENAYQNNYRIRGSSDLSLEVDDFRIPLREPGTDRNYRPRTLGRALRRYITNELGIDARMDVQGANVYITLGSWR
- a CDS encoding HAD family hydrolase, whose translation is MASSTNGSASINGSATEPLRIAMWSGPRNLSTALMRSWGSRADTVVVDEPLYAHYLAETGLDHPGRADVLASQPTDWRVVAKQLTGPVQEGAPIYYQKHMAHHLLPTVGRAWLDAPSFRHAFLLREPAAMLASLVKVLGQDVRVEDTGLPQQVELFRRIADRDGLAPPVVRARDILADPASRLRALCDALGICFDLAMLSWNPGPRPTDGVWAKHWYGAVERSTAFSRPHTKTAEVPSSCVSVLVQCERLYGQLEPFALGVTL